A region of Pirellulales bacterium DNA encodes the following proteins:
- a CDS encoding alpha/beta hydrolase-fold protein, with product MSSPNNSLPGWSRVPIAGHEAEIYEPPHPSEHGYTVIYLHGVHVKTLHENPAFTNEFARHGFRVVVPITMRSWWANRICREFDPAVTAEQYVLNSVLPFIKERWGAVPPRIALLGTSMGGQGALRFSFRFPAQFPIVAAMAPAIDYQLRYYEEGEDGTLFEMYDSPEAIRQETATLYVHPLNWPRNMWFCCDPLDYRWHESTERLRSKLAASGIPYDCDLETRAGGHTWTYYDHMAPQALEYIATRLERERLRLV from the coding sequence ATGTCGAGTCCTAACAATTCCCTGCCGGGCTGGAGCCGCGTGCCGATCGCCGGGCACGAGGCCGAAATCTACGAACCACCGCACCCGAGCGAGCACGGCTACACCGTCATCTATCTGCACGGCGTCCACGTGAAGACGCTGCACGAGAATCCGGCGTTTACGAACGAATTCGCCCGACACGGTTTTCGCGTTGTCGTCCCGATAACGATGCGCAGTTGGTGGGCAAACCGGATCTGCCGCGAGTTCGACCCGGCCGTCACTGCTGAGCAATACGTTCTCAACAGCGTCCTCCCCTTCATCAAAGAACGCTGGGGAGCCGTTCCCCCGCGCATCGCGCTGTTGGGGACGAGCATGGGCGGGCAAGGCGCGCTGCGATTCTCGTTCCGATTTCCCGCGCAGTTCCCGATCGTGGCCGCCATGGCGCCGGCGATCGACTATCAGTTGCGCTACTACGAGGAAGGGGAAGACGGCACGCTGTTCGAGATGTACGACTCGCCCGAGGCCATCCGCCAGGAAACAGCGACGCTTTACGTTCATCCATTGAACTGGCCGCGCAACATGTGGTTTTGTTGTGATCCGCTGGACTATCGCTGGCACGAAAGCACCGAGCGGCTGCGCTCCAAACTGGCGGCCAGCGGCATTCCGTACGACTGCGATCTCGAAACGCGGGCCGGCGGACATACCTGGACGTACTACGATCACATGGCCCCTCAGGCGCTCGAATACATCGCCACCCGGCTGGAGCGCGAACGATTGCGCTTGGTGTGA
- the hpt gene encoding hypoxanthine phosphoribosyltransferase, translating into MPLTAHNLQPAGDTLRPILDEEQLREGVSRLADEINAHYEGRPLTIVGVLTGSVVLLADLIRLLDMPLKIGFVQATSYRGGTKPGELKLDLALLPEIAEREVLIVDDIFDSGHTLTALVEQFTALGPAQLRSAVLLRKAGRIEVPMQPDHVAFEIPNEFVVGYGLDYADLYRNLPHVAALDPADMTPDDAAAQAEQVIQGLGS; encoded by the coding sequence ATGCCGTTGACAGCCCATAACCTTCAGCCTGCTGGTGATACTTTGCGACCGATTCTGGATGAAGAACAATTGCGCGAGGGAGTAAGTCGCCTGGCCGACGAGATCAATGCGCACTACGAGGGGCGTCCACTGACGATCGTCGGCGTGCTGACGGGCAGCGTCGTGCTGCTGGCCGATTTGATCCGGTTGCTCGACATGCCGCTAAAGATAGGGTTCGTGCAGGCCACTAGTTATCGCGGTGGGACGAAACCGGGCGAGTTGAAATTGGATCTGGCCCTTTTGCCCGAGATCGCGGAGCGCGAGGTGCTGATCGTGGACGATATCTTCGACAGCGGGCATACGTTGACCGCGCTCGTCGAGCAGTTCACGGCGCTAGGTCCCGCGCAGTTGCGCTCGGCTGTGCTGTTGCGCAAGGCGGGGCGGATCGAAGTGCCGATGCAGCCTGACCATGTCGCGTTCGAGATTCCCAACGAGTTTGTTGTCGGTTACGGGCTGGACTATGCGGACCTGTATCGCAACCTGCCCCACGTGGCGGCGCTCGATCCGGCCGACATGACACCTGACGACGCCGCGGCGCAGGCCGAGCAAGTCATCCAGGGCCTGGGCTCATGA
- a CDS encoding DNA-directed RNA polymerase subunit alpha: protein MRIRWRGFELPSVVTCDHKTLTSSYGKLVAEPFERGFGVTIGNSLRRILLSSLEGSSITQIKIQGAQHEFSTLPGLVEDMTDVVLNVKSLVVKNHSESTRVIRIEKNTKGPVTGRDVQTDDAVEVITKNQLIATMTDDVPFVVEMVVENGRGYIPASEHTPQVQEIGIIPVDAVYSPVVRVRYEIEETRVGQKTNYDKLTMEIWTNGSVGPEMALVEAAKILRKHLNPFVQYSELGSSVHAEGRSGGGVTDAAIESKLNMSLAELNLSVRATNCLESENIHTVRDLVIRTEDQLLDVRNFGETTLSEVRDKLVELGLRLGMRLPASMST, encoded by the coding sequence ATGCGAATTCGTTGGCGCGGGTTTGAACTGCCCAGTGTCGTTACCTGTGATCACAAGACGCTAACGTCGTCTTACGGCAAGTTAGTCGCTGAACCGTTTGAGCGCGGTTTCGGCGTGACGATCGGCAATAGCTTGCGCCGTATCCTTCTCTCGAGCCTCGAGGGAAGTTCGATCACCCAGATCAAGATCCAAGGCGCGCAGCACGAGTTCAGCACTCTGCCCGGCCTCGTCGAGGATATGACCGACGTCGTGCTGAACGTCAAATCGCTGGTGGTGAAAAACCACAGCGAATCGACCCGTGTCATCCGCATCGAGAAGAACACGAAGGGGCCGGTCACCGGTCGTGACGTGCAGACCGACGACGCGGTCGAGGTGATCACCAAGAACCAGTTGATCGCCACGATGACCGACGATGTGCCCTTCGTGGTCGAGATGGTCGTCGAAAACGGCCGCGGTTACATTCCGGCCAGCGAGCATACGCCGCAAGTGCAGGAAATCGGCATCATCCCGGTCGATGCCGTGTACAGCCCGGTGGTCCGCGTGCGTTACGAAATCGAAGAGACGCGCGTCGGTCAGAAGACCAACTACGACAAGCTGACGATGGAGATCTGGACCAACGGCTCGGTCGGTCCCGAGATGGCCTTGGTCGAAGCGGCGAAGATCTTGCGCAAGCACCTCAACCCGTTCGTGCAGTACAGCGAGCTAGGCTCGTCGGTGCATGCCGAGGGGCGCTCGGGGGGCGGCGTGACCGACGCGGCGATCGAGTCGAAATTGAACATGAGCCTGGCCGAACTGAACTTGTCGGTGCGGGCCACGAACTGCCTGGAATCGGAAAACATTCACACGGTGCGCGACTTGGTGATTCGCACCGAGGACCAGTTGCTGGACGTGCGCAACTTCGGCGAGACGACGCTGAGCGAAGTACGCGACAAGCTGGTCGAGTTGGGGCTGCGGCTGGGAATGCGATTGCCCGCCTCGATGTCCACCTGA
- a CDS encoding HAD hydrolase family protein — MSVDKQCQPIELILVDVDGVLTDGSIIFNNEGIEIKQFHIQDGLGIRLWQRAGGRFGIITGRTSHIVNLRAKELGIGIVRQGTEIKWGAVSEILHELNVTHEQLCYIGDDLPDLATIKLAGLGVAVADACAEVREAADFVTTAPGGRGAVRETIELILKAQRRWDELIQAYAS; from the coding sequence ATGAGTGTGGACAAGCAATGCCAGCCGATTGAACTGATCCTGGTCGACGTTGATGGGGTGCTGACCGATGGCAGCATCATCTTCAACAACGAAGGGATCGAGATCAAACAATTCCACATTCAGGACGGCTTGGGGATTCGCTTGTGGCAGCGGGCGGGTGGGCGTTTCGGCATCATCACCGGACGCACGTCGCACATCGTCAACCTGCGAGCCAAGGAATTGGGGATCGGCATCGTGCGCCAGGGGACCGAGATCAAATGGGGCGCGGTGAGCGAAATCCTGCACGAATTGAACGTGACGCACGAGCAGTTGTGCTACATCGGCGATGACCTGCCTGACCTGGCGACGATCAAGCTGGCTGGGCTAGGGGTCGCCGTGGCGGACGCGTGTGCCGAGGTGCGCGAGGCGGCCGATTTTGTGACAACCGCTCCTGGCGGGCGCGGCGCCGTGCGCGAGACCATCGAATTGATCCTCAAGGCCCAGCGCCGCTGGGACGAACTGATTCAGGCTTATGCCTCGTAG
- a CDS encoding L17 family ribosomal protein: MRHRRRGRVLGRSPSHQRALLRNLASALVLTERDAELDDNKPKVTGRIITTLQKAKEVRPLVEKCVTIACRSIPKQKAAGEFGTAASRNSAEWRTWRKSERYHEWNKAMSPVVAARRRVLELLGDKQAVRILFATIAPRYTERPGGYTRVVRLAKPRLGDNGTRAMLEFVGVRDRVAQRSPAPRFESQGEGAAAKAE; the protein is encoded by the coding sequence ATGAGACATCGCCGACGTGGACGCGTACTGGGACGATCCCCAAGCCATCAGCGAGCTTTATTGCGCAACTTGGCCAGCGCGCTTGTGCTGACCGAGCGCGACGCCGAGCTCGACGATAACAAGCCGAAGGTCACAGGCCGGATCATCACGACCCTGCAAAAGGCGAAGGAAGTTCGTCCGCTGGTCGAGAAGTGCGTGACGATTGCCTGTCGCAGCATTCCCAAGCAAAAGGCTGCCGGCGAATTCGGTACCGCGGCCTCGCGCAATTCGGCCGAATGGCGTACGTGGCGCAAAAGCGAGCGGTATCACGAATGGAACAAGGCCATGTCGCCGGTCGTCGCCGCACGGCGTCGCGTCTTGGAGTTGCTCGGCGACAAGCAGGCCGTTCGTATCCTGTTCGCTACAATCGCGCCCCGCTACACGGAGCGTCCCGGTGGCTACACCCGCGTCGTACGGCTGGCGAAGCCGCGTCTGGGTGATAATGGCACGCGGGCCATGCTGGAGTTCGTCGGTGTTCGCGACCGAGTTGCCCAACGTTCGCCGGCCCCACGGTTTGAGTCGCAGGGCGAAGGCGCAGCAGCCAAGGCTGAGTAG
- a CDS encoding KpsF/GutQ family sugar-phosphate isomerase, with translation MTSDAARRLTPLTTFEQLRYARDIIDLESQALSKIAQRLGPEFCDATRLLHECAGSVIVTGIGKAGLIGTKISATLASTGTRSIFLHPAEAVHGDLGRIRPDDVVLVLSQSGETEEVTRLLPSIVRLGVPIIALTGRTTSTLARAATVLLPLGPLQEACPLGMAPSTSTTAMLALGDALALVTMRLHGFGHEDFARVHPAGALGKRLARVEEQMRSLAECRVARDAAIVRDVFAAIVRPGRRSGAIMLVDDAGALTGIFTDSDLARLFEQRRDDAIDQPIRNVMTRDPCAVPAGAMLTDAVAILAERKISELPVIDARHAPVGLLDITDVLAMMPDEAA, from the coding sequence ATGACCAGCGACGCCGCTCGCCGTCTGACTCCGCTGACCACGTTTGAGCAACTGCGCTACGCCCGCGACATCATCGATTTGGAGTCGCAGGCTCTCTCGAAAATCGCGCAGCGTTTGGGACCCGAATTTTGCGATGCTACGCGCTTGCTGCACGAGTGCGCGGGAAGCGTGATCGTGACCGGCATCGGCAAGGCCGGATTGATCGGGACCAAGATCTCGGCAACGTTGGCTTCGACCGGGACGCGCAGCATCTTTCTGCATCCGGCCGAGGCCGTACACGGCGACCTGGGCCGCATCCGCCCGGACGATGTGGTGCTGGTTCTTTCGCAAAGCGGCGAGACCGAAGAGGTCACACGGTTGCTGCCGTCGATCGTGCGGCTGGGAGTGCCGATTATCGCGCTGACGGGACGGACGACGAGCACGCTGGCGCGAGCGGCGACGGTGCTGTTGCCCTTGGGCCCGCTGCAAGAGGCCTGCCCGCTGGGCATGGCGCCCAGCACCAGTACCACGGCGATGCTCGCGCTGGGAGATGCCTTGGCTTTGGTCACGATGCGCTTGCATGGCTTTGGGCATGAGGATTTTGCCCGCGTTCATCCGGCCGGCGCCCTTGGCAAACGTCTGGCGCGCGTCGAAGAGCAAATGCGTTCGTTGGCCGAATGTCGTGTGGCGCGCGACGCGGCAATTGTTCGTGACGTGTTCGCGGCGATCGTTCGCCCGGGACGACGCAGCGGGGCCATCATGCTGGTGGACGATGCCGGCGCACTGACCGGCATCTTTACCGATAGCGATCTGGCGCGGCTTTTCGAACAGCGACGCGACGATGCCATCGATCAACCGATTCGCAATGTCATGACGCGCGATCCTTGCGCGGTGCCGGCCGGCGCAATGCTGACCGATGCCGTGGCGATCTTGGCCGAGAGAAAAATCAGCGAACTGCCTGTGATCGATGCGCGGCACGCGCCGGTGGGCTTGCTCGACATTACCGACGTGCTGGCAATGATGCCGGACGAGGCCGCGTGA
- a CDS encoding ketose-bisphosphate aldolase, which produces MIVTTKDLFEQAYGKYAVGAYNINNLEQTVGLFRGCVGKKGSNDEPANPALSAPFIIQISRGARGFTDKRFLEAMIRTAEDVFPEAIFAVHLDHGTEEVAYDCIDSGFYSSVMIDASHETFDENIAITRRVVERAHDKGISVEAELGMLGGVEEDISVSADHACLTDPDQAVEFVTRSGCDSLAVAIGTSHGAYKFSGKQGLHFDRIEAIKKVLPGFPLVMHGSSSVPKEWVDRINGAGGNLPATSGVQEKDYLPAAKLGVTKVNIDTDGRLVWCAVYRETFRDKPNDFDPRTAGKPFMAEYAGFIRAKNQMLGSAGQLENVRAALGVRV; this is translated from the coding sequence ATGATTGTTACGACGAAAGATCTGTTCGAGCAGGCCTACGGCAAGTATGCGGTGGGGGCCTATAACATCAACAACCTCGAGCAGACGGTCGGCCTGTTCCGTGGCTGCGTCGGGAAGAAGGGCTCCAACGACGAGCCCGCGAATCCAGCGCTGAGCGCGCCGTTCATCATTCAGATTTCGCGTGGTGCCCGCGGCTTTACGGACAAGCGTTTCCTCGAGGCCATGATTCGCACCGCCGAGGATGTGTTCCCCGAAGCGATCTTTGCCGTGCATCTCGACCATGGCACGGAGGAGGTCGCCTATGACTGCATTGATAGCGGCTTCTATTCCTCGGTCATGATCGACGCGTCGCACGAAACATTCGACGAGAACATCGCCATCACGCGTCGCGTTGTCGAGCGAGCCCACGACAAGGGTATTTCGGTCGAGGCGGAATTAGGCATGCTGGGCGGCGTCGAGGAGGATATCTCGGTCTCGGCCGATCACGCCTGCCTGACCGATCCGGATCAGGCCGTCGAGTTCGTAACCCGCAGCGGGTGCGATTCGCTGGCCGTGGCGATCGGCACCTCGCACGGCGCCTATAAGTTCAGCGGCAAGCAAGGTCTGCACTTCGACCGCATCGAGGCCATCAAGAAAGTCCTGCCGGGCTTTCCCCTGGTCATGCACGGCTCGAGCAGCGTGCCCAAGGAATGGGTCGATCGCATCAACGGCGCCGGCGGCAACCTGCCCGCCACCAGTGGCGTGCAGGAGAAGGATTACTTGCCGGCCGCCAAGCTTGGCGTCACCAAGGTGAACATCGATACCGATGGTCGCCTGGTTTGGTGCGCCGTCTATCGCGAGACGTTCCGCGACAAGCCGAACGACTTCGATCCGCGCACGGCGGGCAAGCCCTTCATGGCTGAATACGCCGGCTTCATCCGCGCCAAGAATCAGATGCTCGGATCGGCCGGTCAACTGGAAAACGTGCGCGCCGCGCTGGGCGTCCGCGTCTAA
- a CDS encoding prepilin-type N-terminal cleavage/methylation domain-containing protein: MQRPSPVRNSVIPHRPRSRPAPRPAFTLIEVLVAMAVTLMLMAIVVTIFGAIGENVSKNNSSMEMNDQLRSVKQRLQLDLAGVTVQMLPPRRDENGEGYFEIIEGPVGRLPPNTKFVIDETYDTTQAATASVNASSEGPDTTVGDTDDMLMFTTRSKGEMFQGRGAQWNAFTSQYDIKSLQSQAAEVAWFMRGTTLYRRQLLVRPDLPPTTTVNGQYVVPQPNNLVAGQFYQTGMGSPYAYNTNFYAITDLSAHAAGAAGGAIGTFDLSPSPPSFYVVANSLEDLTKRENRFAHYPLVAGTSPYGWPHHVRGWGQFYNTIPFGGAPSYGIFRKFPPANPTSPLAGSVVTSGRLGLPTLRECSSLYFPLPGTFELLNTGQIVLGNASGQGMSSTSLENEPFDAWTNSNPTWTVKLGSTVQGGTADALTGNLLNIFPDNPAPSPFGSRYGEDVILTHVLSFDVRVWDPQAALISVTDSSGNVSLYSPGDPGYYAQLRDWVKGTGPAGTNYAIASRGAYVDLYYRAGFPFFLTVIGDSLTAAQQTALDSVITSTFSEAGNSKSGLQSPDPYTASTYDTGSWHYENDGIDQDGVNGADQGTNGLDDNGDGVVDDVGELEAPPPYSAPLRGIQIKIRCFDADSQEIREVTVVQEFVPE, from the coding sequence ATGCAACGGCCCAGCCCGGTTCGTAATTCGGTGATTCCCCACCGACCTCGATCACGTCCAGCGCCGCGCCCGGCCTTCACCCTGATCGAAGTCCTGGTCGCCATGGCGGTCACGCTGATGCTGATGGCGATCGTCGTCACGATCTTTGGCGCGATTGGCGAGAACGTCTCGAAGAACAACTCTTCGATGGAAATGAACGACCAGCTCCGCTCGGTCAAGCAGCGCCTGCAACTCGACCTGGCAGGCGTCACCGTGCAAATGCTCCCCCCACGCCGCGACGAAAACGGCGAAGGCTACTTCGAAATCATCGAAGGCCCCGTAGGCCGGCTGCCGCCGAATACGAAGTTCGTTATCGACGAGACCTACGACACGACGCAAGCGGCAACAGCCTCCGTAAACGCGTCCAGTGAAGGCCCGGATACGACCGTCGGTGACACGGACGATATGCTGATGTTCACGACGCGCAGCAAAGGGGAAATGTTCCAGGGACGCGGCGCGCAGTGGAACGCTTTCACAAGTCAGTACGACATTAAATCCCTGCAATCGCAGGCCGCCGAAGTTGCTTGGTTCATGCGAGGAACGACCTTGTATCGACGGCAGTTGCTTGTCCGGCCCGATTTGCCCCCGACAACGACCGTTAACGGCCAGTATGTTGTGCCGCAACCGAATAACCTGGTCGCCGGGCAATTTTATCAGACCGGCATGGGGTCACCTTATGCCTACAATACGAACTTCTATGCTATCACCGATCTTTCTGCGCACGCTGCAGGTGCTGCAGGGGGCGCGATTGGCACCTTCGACCTCAGCCCGTCACCACCCAGTTTTTATGTCGTAGCCAATTCGCTCGAGGACCTGACGAAACGCGAGAATCGCTTTGCTCACTACCCGCTCGTAGCAGGAACTTCGCCGTACGGGTGGCCGCACCATGTTCGTGGTTGGGGACAGTTCTACAACACGATTCCGTTCGGTGGCGCTCCGAGCTATGGCATATTTCGCAAATTTCCTCCTGCAAATCCGACTTCACCGTTGGCTGGATCGGTTGTCACTTCGGGGCGCCTTGGATTGCCAACATTGCGCGAATGCTCGTCACTATATTTCCCCCTTCCAGGCACCTTTGAGTTGCTTAATACGGGCCAAATCGTTTTAGGAAACGCAAGCGGCCAGGGCATGAGTAGTACCTCGCTTGAGAATGAACCATTCGACGCGTGGACGAATTCTAATCCGACGTGGACAGTGAAGTTGGGCAGTACGGTTCAGGGCGGAACGGCCGATGCGCTTACGGGAAACCTGCTCAATATTTTTCCCGATAACCCTGCACCGAGCCCATTCGGTTCGCGGTACGGAGAGGATGTCATCCTGACTCACGTCTTGTCGTTCGACGTGCGCGTCTGGGACCCGCAGGCCGCGTTGATCAGCGTCACGGATTCCTCGGGAAATGTGTCGCTCTACTCCCCCGGCGATCCAGGATACTATGCACAGCTACGCGATTGGGTGAAGGGAACTGGCCCCGCCGGCACCAACTATGCGATCGCATCTCGTGGGGCCTATGTCGACCTGTACTACAGGGCGGGTTTCCCCTTCTTCCTCACAGTCATCGGTGACTCGCTAACTGCCGCGCAACAGACGGCACTGGATAGCGTTATAACGTCCACCTTCTCGGAAGCTGGCAATTCAAAGTCGGGCCTCCAATCACCCGATCCTTACACCGCATCGACCTACGACACTGGTTCCTGGCACTACGAGAACGACGGGATTGATCAAGACGGTGTGAATGGCGCGGATCAGGGGACCAATGGTCTGGACGACAATGGTGACGGTGTTGTCGACGACGTCGGCGAGCTTGAGGCGCCGCCGCCGTATTCCGCTCCCCTCCGTGGCATCCAGATCAAGATTCGCTGCTTTGACGCGGATAGCCAAGAGATTCGCGAGGTCACGGTCGTGCAGGAGTTCGTGCCCGAGTAA
- the rpsD gene encoding 30S ribosomal protein S4 yields the protein MARHTGPVCRLCRREGLKLFLKGVRCDTPKCAVERRGTPPGQQQARRGKMTDYGLHLREKQKVKHYYGVLERQFRTYFSEAERSRGNTGETLMSLLERRLDNIVHRLGFGQSRAQARQLVAHGHITVNGRRVDIPSYLLKAGDVIRVKNRKKSLQAVQANLAETNREIPDFLSRVEGPMPEGRMNRLPESLDVSIPVETQLIIELCSK from the coding sequence ATGGCTCGTCATACTGGACCTGTTTGCCGATTGTGCCGCCGCGAGGGGCTGAAGTTATTCCTCAAGGGCGTGCGCTGCGACACTCCGAAATGCGCCGTCGAGCGCCGCGGCACCCCGCCGGGGCAGCAGCAGGCACGCCGCGGCAAGATGACCGATTACGGTCTGCACTTGCGTGAGAAGCAGAAGGTCAAGCACTATTACGGCGTGCTGGAGCGTCAGTTTCGCACTTATTTCAGCGAGGCGGAACGGTCGCGCGGCAATACCGGCGAAACGTTGATGAGCCTGCTGGAGCGCCGGCTGGACAACATCGTGCACCGTTTGGGCTTCGGCCAGAGCCGTGCCCAGGCACGGCAGTTGGTCGCCCACGGGCACATCACCGTCAATGGACGCCGAGTCGATATTCCCAGCTACCTGCTAAAGGCGGGGGACGTCATCCGCGTGAAGAATCGCAAGAAGAGCTTGCAAGCCGTGCAGGCGAATCTGGCCGAGACGAACCGCGAAATCCCCGATTTTCTCAGCCGCGTGGAAGGTCCCATGCCCGAGGGCCGTATGAACCGGCTCCCCGAGTCGTTGGACGTTTCCATTCCGGTCGAGACTCAACTGATCATCGAGTTGTGCTCGAAGTAG
- a CDS encoding glycosyltransferase: MKQRILQIIPTLDRSGAEKQLTLLAAGLPRDEFEVHVCALTRGGPLSAPLAEAGIPLHVIGKSHKFDPIAFWRLKQHIASLRPRLVQTWIFAANSYGRAAALAAGVSCIVASERCVDPWKTWHELAIDRWLARRTARIIVNSSGVQEFYTHHGIDAGKFTLIPNGIGPAAGSTIPREALLSELGLPADARIIGAVNRLWPQKRVKDLIWAADLLKVIRPDVHLLIIGDGPHRERLIRFRRQVVIEDKVHFVGERNDVAQIMHHFDALWLASEYEGLPNVIMEAMSHGVPVVATDISGNRDLVVPGETGYLVPVGDRAGFARYTNKLLNDRDLAQRLGESGRQRVLAEFSIEKMVERHAALYRELLA, translated from the coding sequence GTGAAGCAGCGCATTCTGCAGATCATTCCCACGCTCGATCGTTCGGGGGCCGAGAAGCAGTTGACGCTGCTGGCCGCCGGTTTGCCGCGCGATGAATTCGAAGTACACGTCTGCGCGCTAACGCGAGGCGGCCCGCTGTCGGCGCCGCTGGCCGAGGCTGGCATTCCGTTGCACGTGATCGGCAAGTCGCACAAGTTCGATCCGATTGCCTTCTGGCGGTTGAAACAGCACATCGCGTCACTACGACCGCGGTTGGTGCAGACGTGGATTTTCGCGGCGAACAGCTATGGCCGTGCCGCGGCGCTGGCGGCCGGGGTATCGTGCATCGTGGCGAGCGAACGATGCGTTGATCCGTGGAAAACCTGGCACGAGCTGGCGATCGATCGCTGGCTGGCGCGACGCACGGCGCGGATCATCGTCAACAGCTCGGGCGTGCAGGAGTTCTACACGCATCACGGCATTGACGCCGGCAAGTTCACGCTGATCCCCAACGGCATCGGACCGGCCGCAGGAAGTACCATTCCGCGCGAGGCGCTGTTAAGCGAACTTGGGTTGCCGGCCGACGCGCGGATCATTGGCGCCGTCAATCGCTTGTGGCCGCAGAAGCGCGTGAAGGATTTGATCTGGGCTGCCGACCTGCTAAAGGTGATCCGGCCTGACGTGCATTTGCTGATCATTGGTGACGGGCCGCATCGCGAGCGGCTGATTCGTTTTCGCCGGCAGGTGGTCATCGAAGACAAGGTTCATTTTGTGGGCGAGCGCAATGACGTGGCCCAGATCATGCATCATTTCGATGCGCTGTGGCTCGCAAGCGAATATGAGGGGCTGCCCAACGTGATCATGGAAGCCATGAGCCATGGCGTACCGGTGGTGGCGACCGATATCTCGGGCAATCGGGATCTGGTCGTACCTGGCGAGACGGGCTACCTGGTGCCGGTCGGGGATCGGGCCGGTTTCGCCCGCTATACGAACAAACTGCTCAACGACCGCGACTTGGCACAACGTCTGGGCGAATCGGGTCGGCAGCGCGTGCTGGCCGAGTTCAGCATCGAGAAAATGGTCGAGCGGCACGCAGCGCTCTATCGCGAGCTGCTGGCGTAG